One Fusobacterium sp. DD2 DNA segment encodes these proteins:
- a CDS encoding SIS domain-containing protein yields MELKNCITFKEIAQQPSIWKEELDIIKNNLKSLGEFIDKVKGDKIKVVFTGAGSSEFVGNTLCSYVNSKVDIEVLSIPTTDIVSMPEQYLDKDAAMIMVSCARSGNSPESVATIKLADKLVKNIHHVFITCNPEGKLAQMAKDSDNKYLLLMPEETNDKGFAMTGSFSSMVVAGVLVFLRQDFDKLADRVTYVSNVIEKNFDKIFADAETIADLDIERIVYLGDGALKGLAEEVSLKVLELTAGKLASFFNTFLGFRHGPKSIVNDKTAIVCMMSNNPYTRIYELDLLKEFKHEGGKKKIIVLDTVDDKEVRANCDYYFTLNDAKVGAMEEVFSGLSYLVFGQLLSLIKSAKLGINPDNPCPTGEVNRVVKGVIIHEYNK; encoded by the coding sequence ATGGAATTAAAAAATTGTATAACTTTTAAAGAGATTGCACAACAACCTTCTATCTGGAAAGAAGAATTGGACATAATCAAAAATAACCTAAAATCACTTGGTGAATTTATAGACAAAGTTAAAGGGGACAAAATTAAAGTTGTCTTCACTGGAGCAGGATCTTCAGAATTTGTTGGAAATACTTTATGCTCATATGTAAACAGCAAAGTTGATATTGAAGTATTATCTATCCCAACTACTGATATTGTATCTATGCCTGAACAATATTTAGATAAAGATGCAGCTATGATAATGGTGTCATGTGCAAGATCAGGAAACTCTCCTGAAAGTGTTGCTACAATTAAATTAGCAGACAAATTAGTAAAAAATATACACCATGTATTTATTACATGTAACCCAGAAGGAAAACTTGCTCAAATGGCAAAAGATTCAGATAATAAATATCTTCTTTTAATGCCTGAAGAGACAAATGATAAAGGTTTTGCAATGACAGGAAGCTTCTCTTCAATGGTTGTTGCTGGAGTACTTGTATTCTTAAGACAGGATTTTGATAAACTTGCAGACAGAGTTACTTATGTTTCAAATGTTATTGAAAAGAATTTTGATAAGATATTTGCTGATGCAGAAACTATAGCTGACCTTGATATAGAAAGAATAGTTTACTTAGGAGATGGAGCTTTAAAAGGACTTGCTGAAGAAGTTTCATTAAAAGTTCTTGAACTTACAGCTGGAAAACTTGCTTCTTTCTTCAATACATTCCTAGGATTCAGACATGGTCCTAAATCAATAGTTAATGATAAAACAGCTATTGTTTGTATGATGTCAAATAACCCTTATACTAGAATCTATGAATTAGATCTATTAAAAGAGTTCAAACATGAAGGTGGAAAAAAGAAAATTATAGTTTTAGACACTGTTGATGATAAAGAAGTAAGAGCAAACTGTGATTACTACTTCACTTTAAATGATGCAAAAGTTGGTGCTATGGAAGAGGTATTCTCTGGACTTTCATACTTAGTATTTGGTCAACTTCTATCTCTAATTAAATCAGCTAAATTAGGAATTAATCCTGACAATCCTTGTCCTACTGGTGAAGTTAACAGAGTGGTTAAAGGTGTAATAATTCACGAATATAACAAATAA